The nucleotide window GCCCACTCGCCGCCGCATCGCCGGCCCGCGCCGCCGGTGGACCGGTCCCGGGCCCGGCGCCGACGACCCCCAGACTCTGGGCTCGCTGGTCGACTCCCTGATCAGCCAGCAGGACTGGACCGCCCGCACCAAGGTCGGCAGCGTCTTCGGCCGCTGGGACGCCCTGGTCGGCGCGGACATCGCCGCCCACTGCCGGCCGGAGTCGCTCAACGAGGGCGAGCTGCTGGTCGTCGCCGAGTCGACGGCCTGGGCCACGCAGCTGCGGTTGCTGGCCCCGAGCATCCTGGGCCGGCTGCGCGCCGGGGTGGGCGGGGACGTCGTGACCAGGCTGCGCGTTGTCGGTCCGACGGCCCCGAGCTGGAAGAAGGGCCCGCGCACCGTGCGCGGGCGGGGGCCGCGCGACACGTACGGCTGAGGTGCCCCGTGGTGGGCACCCGGTGAGCAGACACGGCGAGACGAGGAGCACCCGGCGATGAGCAGCCCGCGCGACCGCGACGGCGACGGCTTCGAGGACGGCCGCCCGGCCGGCTGGCAGGAGCCGGCCCACCTGGGCGGCGACCCCGCGCCCGGCAGCGACCCCGCGCCCGGCGGCGGTCCCGCGGCCGGCAGCGACCCCGCGGCCGGCGGCGGCCCTGCAGCCGGCGGCGCGACACCTCGCGACCCGGCCCGACCGGACACGCCCGCCGCCGGGTCCACCGGCAGCACGGCTGCCGACGGCGCGGGCTGGCAGCCCGCCGGCTGGGACCTGCCGGCGGTCGAGCCCGACCGCCCCGGCCTCCCTGCCGCGGCCCCGGCCCCGGCACCCACCCCCTGGCCCGCCGACGAGCCCGTCACCAAGGACGACCCGGGCACCGGCCGCCCGCGGCGCGGCCTCGGCGGCCTGTTCGGTGGTCGCGCCCGGCCCGAGGAGCAGCCGCAGGGGCCCGACGACCGGTCCGAGGAGCCCCGGCCCGCACCCGACCCGGCCGACCCCTTCGGCACGCTGGCGTGGGCCCGGCAGTGGGGATGGGTCCCCTCCGACGGCACCAGCCCCCAGGACGCCGAGCTGGTCCCGCTCCTGCAGAGCGCACCGGTGCGCCCGGGCCGCGACGACCGCCCCAGCCGTGTGCTGCGCGGCCGCGGCGACGGCCTGGACCTGGTCGCCTTCGACATCGCCTCCCCGGTCGGCCGCGACTGGGTCAGCACCCACGCGGTGACCGCCGCCCCGGTGCTCGGCGCGGTGCCCGGCTTCCGGTTGTCCCCGGCCCGGCTGTGGCGGCACGGCACCGGCGGGCTGCTGCAGATCCCCAGCCCCGACCCCGAGTTCGACCGTCGCTGGGTGCTCATGGCCGCCGAGGACGGACCCCAGGTGCGCCGGCTGGTCGCCGACCCGCTGGTCCGCCAGTCGCTGCTGGGCACCGACGACGGCGACGAGATCTGGACGGCCGCGGGCTTCCTGGCCGCCGTCCGCCCTGATCCCAACCGCCCCCAGCTGATCGAGCACCACGCCCGGCTCCTGGCCGCCGTCGCCGGCGCCCTGGCCGCCGCCGGGTGACCACCGGGGACACCGCACGCGCGGCCGGACCGGCCGGGAAGCCGCCCTCGGCCGGGTTGCGGGAACTGCTGCCGCTGCTGCGCCCGCACCGCCGGGCGCTGGCCGCCGCCGCGGTGCTCTCGCTGGTCTCGGCCGCGGCGTCCCTGGCCCAGCCCGCGCTCGTGGGCCGGGTGATCAGCGCGGTCGGCTCCGGTGGTGCGGTGCTGCCCGGCGTCCTGGCCCTGGTCGTCGTCCTGGTGCTGGCCTCCGTGCTCGGCGCGGGGCAGCAGTTCCTGCTGCAGCGCACCGCCGAGGGCGTCGTGCTGTCCACCCGCCGGCTGCTGGCCGACCGGCTGCTGCGGCTCCCGGTCGCCGAGTACGACCGCCGCCGCACCGGTGACCTGATGTCGCGGGTCGGTTCGGACACCACCCTGCTGCGGGCCACGGTCACCAGCGGCGTGGTCGAGCTGGCCGGGTCGGTGGTCGTCGGCGTCGGTGCCCTGATCGCCATGGCGGTGGTCGACGTCTGGCTGCTGCTGGTCACGGTGCTGGCGGTGAGCGTCGGGGTGACGGTGGCCGTGCTCGCCTCCCGGCGGGTGCGCGAGCTCTCCCGGCAGGCGCAGGAGCAGGTCGGGGAGATGAGCTCCGCCGTCGAGCGCGCGCTGTCGGCGGTGCGCACCATCCGGGCCAGCGGGGCGACCGAGCGGGAGGTGGCCACGGTCGGCGTCAGCGCGGAGCGGGCGTTCGGGGCCGGGGTGCAGGTCGCCCGGCTGCAGGCGCTGGTCTCCCCGGCGGCGGGCATCGCGGTGCAGGGCGCGTTCCTCGCCGTCCTGGGCCTGGGCGGGTACCGGGTGGCCACCGGCTCGATCGCCGTGGCCGACCTGGTCGCCTTCATCCTGTACCTGTTCCTGCTGATCAGGCCGCTGGGCGAGGTGATCAGCAGCTACACCCAGCTGCAGACCGGGCTCGGTGCCCTCGCCCGGGTGCAGGAGGTGCTCTCCCTCGACCCCGAGCACGACGACGTGCCCGAGCGCCCCGGCCGCTCGCCGGTGGTGCTGCGCATGCCCACCGCCGGTGACCCGGTGCCGCTGCTCGAGCTGGACGGCGTCGGCTTCGGCTACCCGGACGGCACCCCGGTGCTCAGCGACGTCTCCTTCGCCGTCCCCGCGGGGAGCCGGGTGGCCCTGGTCGGGCCGTCGGGTGCGGGCAAGTCGACCGTGCTGGCGCTGGTCGAGGGCTTCTACCCGCTCTCGGCCGGCGCGGTCCGGTGGGCCGGCACCGACACCCGTGAGCTGCCGCGGGCCGCGTTGCGTGCCCGGATGGGCTACGTCGAGCAGGAGGCGCCGGTGCTCGCCGGCACCGTGCGGCAGAACCTCCAGCTGGCCACCCCGGACGCCACCGACGAGCAGCTCTGGTCCGCGCTGGCCGACGTCGGGCTCACCGGCGTCGTCGAGCGCTCACCGCTCGGGCTCGACGTGCCGGTCGGGGACGACGGCGTGCTGCTCTCCGGCGGGGAGCGCCAGCGGCTGGCCATCGCCCGGTCGCTGCTGTCCCGCCCGGCGCTGCTGCTGCTCGACGAGCCCACCGCCAGCCTCGACGCCCGCAACGAGGGCCTGCTGCGCGACACCCTGGCCGCCGCGTCCGCCGACCGGGCGCTGCTGGTGGTCGCCCACCGGCTGTCGACCGTGCTCGACAGCGACCGGATCGTCGTCCTGGACGCCGGCCGGGTCGTCGCCGCCGGGACGCACGACGAGCTGGTCGACACCAGCCCGCTCTACCGCGAGCTCGCCACCGCCCAGCTGCTGGTCTAGCCGCCCCGGGCAGGGCCGGTCACCGGTGCGGCCGTTCCACGTGGAACACCGCGCCGGTGGGGGTCGACAGGTGACCCGGCGCACAGGAGCATCCCTGCCACCACACAGGGAGGCACCGACATGGCGCTGGACACCGAGGACCGGTCCGCGAACGGCCAGCCGAGCCTGAAGCGGGTGATGGGCCCGGGGCTGCTGCTGCTGTTCATCGTCGGCGACATCCTGGGCACCGGCATCTACGCCCTCACCGGGCAGGTGGCCGCCCAGGTGGGCGGGGTGGTGTGGCTGCCGTTCCTGGTCGCCTTCCTCGTCGCGCTGGTCACCGCGTTCAGCTACCTGGAGCTGGTCACCAAGTACCCGCAGGCCGCCGGCGCAGCGCTGTACACGCACAAGGCGTTCGGCATCCACTTCGTCACGTTCCTGGTCGCCTTCGCGGTGATGAGCTCGGGCATCACCTCGGCCTCGACCGCGGCCCGCGCGTTCAGCGCCAACGCCGCCGAGGTGTTCGGGCTCGGCTTCGACGAGGGCATCGGCATCACCCTCATCGGGCTGGGCTTCATGAGCCTGGTCGCGCTGGTCAACCACCGCGGGGTCGGGGAGAGCGTCAAGGCCAACGTGGTGCTCACCTGCGTCGAGCTCACCGGGCTGCTGATCGTCATCGGGGTCGGCGTCTGGGCGATCGGCGGCGGGGAGGGCGACTTCGGCCGGGTCACCGAGGTCGACACCGGCGACCGCTCGCTCATCGGCGGCGTCATCGCCGCGACCGGCCTGGCCTTCTTCGCCATGGTCGGCTTCGAGGACTCGGTGAACATGGCCGAGGAGTGCAAGGAGCCGCGGCGGATCTTCCCCAAGGTGCTGCTGCTCGGCCTGGTGGCCACCGGCGTCATCTACGTGCTCGTGTCGATCTCGGCGATCGCGCTGGTGCCGGCCGACAGGCTCAGCGAGGGCGACACCCCGCTGCTGCAGGTCGTGCAGGCCGGTGCCCCCGGCTTCCCGATCGGCGTCTTCGGGGTCATCACCATGTTCGCCGTCGCCAACTCGGCGCTCATCAACATGCTGATGGCCAGCCGGCTGGTCTACGGCATGAGCAACCAGGGCGTCCTGCCCCCGCAGCTGGGCCGGGTGCACCGCACCCGCCGCACGCCCACGACGGCGATCCTGTTCACCACCGCGCTGGCCTTCGGGCTGATCACCTTCGTCGGCGCCGTCCCGGCCCTGGGCGGGACGACGGCGCTGCTGCTGCTGCTCGTCTTCACCGTGGTCAACGTCGCCGTGCTCGTGCTCCGCCGCGACCACGTGGACGCCGACCACTTCCGCACGCCCACCGTGCTGCCCGTGGTCGGGGCGCTGGCCTGCGCCTTCCTGGCCACCCCCTGGGCCGGCCGGCCCGGTGAGCAGTACCGCATCGCCGGCGTGCTGCTCGTCGTCGGCGTCCTGCTGTGGGGCGTGACGGTGCTGGTCAACCGGCGCACCGGGCAGCCGGCGGCCCGGCTGGACCCCACCCAGCTCACCGGCGAGGGCCCGGTCAACTGAGGGAGGACCTCCTCGCCCCCCACCACTCGCCCCGCTCGCGGCGGGACCCTGCGAGGGGGCCGCACGACACCAGGGGCCCCGCTCCCGGTGGGACCTGCACGGGGCCGCGACGCCCCGGCCTCCGCTGGTGGGAGGCCCGGCCAAGGGGGCTGCGCCGCACGGGGGGTGCGGCTCACCGCGGGCCTGTGAGGTGGCTGAGGTCGCCGTGTCGACAGCCGGGTCCCAAGCGCCGCAGGACGGCGTGTCCCGGCGGGGGGCAAGACGGGTGGTGGTCGCCGATCCGGCAGGGGCTCTCACGGGACGTCAGGGCGTGGACAGCGCCTCCTGGCCCGCCGCACCCGGTACGCTGGAGGGGACACACCGCCAGCAGCCCTCTCAGAGCCGCCCTGCGCCGGTCGACGCCTGCGTCGACGTGGTCGCCCCCGGCTGAGCGGCTGCGCAAGAGAAGGGCCCCACGTGGTCGCAGCGCCCCAGAACGAGACCGCCTACTCCGGCAGCTCCATCACCGTGCTGGAAGGGCTGGAGGCGGTCCGCAAGCGCCCCGGCATGTACATCGGCTCCACCGGCGAGCGCGGCCTGCACCACATGGTGTGGGAGGTCGTGGACAACGCCGTCGACGAGCACCTCGCCGGCTGGTGCGACACCGTCCGCGTGACCCTGCTGGCCGACGGCGGCGTCCGGGTCGAGGACAACGGCCGTGGCATCCCGGTCGACATGCACCCGGTCGAGAAGCGCCCCACCGTCGAGGTCGTGCTGACGATCCTGCACGCCGGCGGCAAGTTCGACGGCAAGAGCTACGGCGTCTCCGGTGGCCTGCACGGCGTCGGCGTCACCGTGGTCAACGCGCTGTCCACCGAGCTCGACGTGACCATCTGGACCAAGGGGTCCGAGTGGCACCAGCACTACGACCTGGCCAAGCCGGGCACGCTCACCGAGGTCGGGCCGACCGACAAGCGCGGCACGGCGATCACCTTCTGGGCCGACGGGTCGATCTTCGAGACCACCCACTTCTCCTACGACACGATCGCCCGCCGCCTGCAGGAGATGGCCTTCCTCAACAAGGGCCTGAAGATCGTCCTGCGCGACGAGCGCCCCGGGCAGGGCAAGGCCGAGACCGGCATCGGCGAGGAGTCGCTGGTCGAGCACGCCGCCCCGGCCGAGGCCGTCGAGGAGGCCTTCGAGCCCACCGAGGTCACCTGGCAGTACGACCAGGGCTTGGTCGACTACGTCGCCTACCTGAACCGCCGCAAGTCCCCGATCCACAAGTCGGTCATCGGCTTCTCCGCCGACGGCGTCGGCAAGAACGACACCGCGATGTCGGTCGAGGTCGCGATGCAGTGGTCGGACGCCTACTCCGAGTCGGTGCACACCTTCGCCAACATCATCAACACCCACGAGGGCGGCACGCACGAGGAGGGCTTCCGGGCGGCCCTCACCTCGATCGTCAACCGGTACGCCAAGGACAAGGGCATCCTCAAGGCCAAGGACGACGCCCTGACCGGCGACGACATCCGTGAGGGCCTGGCCTGCATCGTCTCGGTGAAGCTGGGCGACCCGCAGTTCGAGGGCCAGACGAAGACCAAGCTCGGCAACACCGAGGTCAAGGGCTTCGTGCAGAAGGTCTGCAACGACCAGATCGGCCACTGGTTCGAGTCGAACCCGGCCGAGGCGAAGTTCATCATCACCAAGGCCGCCTCCGCCGCCCGCGCCCGCCGCGCGGCGCAGGACGCCCGCAAGCTGGCCCGCAAGAGCCTGCTGAGCGTCAGCGGCCTGCCGGGCAAGCTCTCGGACTGCCGGTCCACCGACCCGCGCAACTCCGAGGTCTACATCGTCGAGGGCGACTCGGCCGGTGGTTCGGCCAAGTCCGGCCGCGACTCGATGTACCAGGCGATCCTGCCCATCCGCGGCAAGATCATCAACGTCGAGAAGGCGCGCATCGACCGGGTCCTCAAGAACACCGAGGTCCAGTCGATGATCACCGCGTTCGGCACCGGCATCCACGACGAGTTCGACCTGACCAAGCTCCGCTATCACAAGATCATCCTGATGGCGGACGCCGACGTCGACGGTCAGCACATCACCACGCTGCTGCTCACGCTGCTGTTCCGCTTCATGCGCCCGCTGGTCGAGGCCGGCCACGTCTACCTGGCCGCGCCGCCGCTGTACAAGATCAAGTGGGGCGGCAAGGTCGGCCTGGAGTACGCCTACTCCGACCGCGAGCGCGACGCGCTGCTCAAGGCCGGCGCCGAGGCGGGTCGCAAGATCCCCAAGGACGACGGCATCCAGCGGTTCAAGGGCCTGGGCGAGATGGACGCCAAGGAGCTGTGGGAGACCACCATGGACCCCGACACCCGGATCCTGCGCCAGGTCACCCTGGACGACGCCGCCGCTGCCGACGAGATCTTCAGCGTCCTCATGGGCGAGGACGTCGAGGCCCGCCGCAGCTTCATCACCCGCAACGCCAAGGACGTCCGCTTCCTGGACGTCTGACGAAGGGCCCCCTCGCCTCCCGGGTCACGCTCCGCGCGACCCGGGGCCCTGCGTGGGGGCCGAAGGCGTCCATCTGGGCGCTGTATGACCAGACGGGTGACCGTCGTGGACGCCACGCCGGGGCAGTGACCAGCTGCCCGGCGTGGCGACCGCACCGGCGATGACTTCTCACTCGCTGGCTGACCTGGGCATTTGTCCACCGCTGTGCATCGACTTGTGGAGAACCAGACGTGACCGAGACACCCAGCCGCGACCGCGTCGAACCGGTCGACCTCCAGCAGGAGATGCAGCGCAGCTACATCGACTACGCGATGTCGGTGATCGTGGGCCGTGCGCTGCCCGAGGTGCGCGACGGCCTCAAGCCCGTGCACCGCCGCGTCCTGTACGCCATGTACGACCAGGGCTTCCGCCCCGACCGGGCCACCGTCAAGTGCGCCCGCGTCGTCGGTGAGGTCATGGGCAACTACCACCCGCACGGCGACTCGGCGATCTACGACGCCCTCGTGCGGCTGGCTCAGCCCTGGGCCCTGCGCTACCCGCTGATCGACGGCCAGGGCAACTTCGGCTCCCCGGGCAACGACCCCGCGGCCGCCATGCGCTACACCGAGGCCCGGCTGACGCCGCTGGCCATGGAGATGCTGCGGGACATCGACGAGGAGACCGTCGACTTCCAGCCCAACTACGACGGCACGAAGCAGGAGCCGCTCGTCCTGCCCGGCCGGTTCCCGAACCTGCTGGTCAACGGCTCGGCCGGCATCGCCGTCGGCATGGCGACCAACATGCCCCCGCACAACCTGCGCGAGGTCGCCGCCGCCGTCTTCTGGATGCTCGACCACCCCGACGCCGAGCCGGAAGAGGCGCTCACCGCCTGCATGACCCACATCAAGGGCCCGGACTTCCCGACCCACGGCCTGATCGTCGGCCGCGAGGGCATCGAGGACGCCTACCGGACCGGCCGCGGCTCGGTGCGCATGCGCGCCGTCGTCACCGTCGAGGAGGACGCCCGCGGGCGGGTGCAGCTGGTCGTCACCGAGCTGCCCTACCAGGTCAACCCGGACAACCTGGCCGAGGCGATCGCCGACGGCGTCCGCGACGGCCGCCTGCAGGGCATCAGCGAGATCGCCGACGAGTCCTCCGACCGCGTGGGCCGCCGGCTGGTCATCACCCTGCGCCGCGACGCCGTCGCCAAGGTCGTGCTCAACAACCTCTACAAGCACACCCAGCTGCAGACCACCTTCGGCTGCAACATGCTCTCCATCGTCGACGGCGTGCCCCGCACGCTGCGCCTGGACGAGCTGGTGCGCATGTGGGTCATGCACCAGATCGAGGTCATCGTCCGGCGCACCCGCTACCGGCTGCGCAAGGCCGAGGAGCGCGCGCACATCCTGCGCGGCTACGCCAAGGCCCTCGACCAGCTCGACGCCGTCATCGCCCTCATCCGGGCCAGCGAGTCCGCCGAGGCCGCCCGCACCGGCCTGATGGAGCTGCTCGACGTCGACGAGATCCAGGCCGTCTCGATCCTGGACCTGCAGCTGCGCCGCCTCGCCGCCCTGGAGCGGCAGCGGATCCTCGACGAGCTGGCCGAGATCGAGGCCCGGATCGCCGAGCTGCAGGCCATCCTCGACGACCCGGAGCGGCAGCGGCAGATCATCCGCGACGAGCTGGCCGAGATCGCCGAGAAGTACGGCGACGACCGGCGCACCCAGTTCGTGGCCAACGACGGTGACGTCTCGATGGAGGACCTCATCGCCGAGGAGCAGGTGGTCATCACGATCACCCGCACCGGCTACGCCAAGCGCACGAAGGCCGACCTGTACCGATCGCAGCGGCGCGGCGGCAAGGGCGTCATGGGCGCCGCGCTCAAGCAGGACGACCTGGTGCAGCAGTTCTTCGTGGGCTCGACCCACGACTGGATCCTGTTCTTCACCAACAAGGGCCGGGTGTACCGGGCCAAGGCCTACGAGCTGCCCGAGGCCGCGCGCACCGCCCGCGGCGCGCACGTGGCGAACATCCTGGCCTTCCAGCCGGACGAGAAGATCGCCCAGGTCATCCAGATCAAGGACTACACGGTCGCCCCGTACCTGGTGCTGGCCACCGCCCGCGGTCAGGTGAAGAAGACCCGGCTGGCCGACTTCGACTCCCCGCGCACCGGCGGCGTGATCGCGATCAACCTGCGCGAGAACGACGAGCTGGTGGGTGCGGCGCTGATCAGCCAGGAGGAGAACCTGCTGCTGGTCACCCGCAAGGCGATGTCGATCTGCTTCAAGGCCACCGACGAGCAGCTGCGGCCGATGGGCCGGGCCACCGAGGGCGTGCGCGGCATCTCGCTGGCCGACGACGACACGCTGCTGTCGATGATCGTCGTCCAGGAGGGCGTCGACGTCCTGGTCGCCACCGAGGGCGGCTACGCCAAGCGCACCGGCATCGAGCACTACCCGGAGCAGAACCGCGGCGGCAAGGGCGTCCTCACCGCCGACCCCAAGGCCCGCAAGGGCGCGTTGGTCGGCGCGCTGGCCGTGGTGCTCGGCGACGAGCTCTACGCGATCACCTCCGGCGGCGGCGTGATCCGGACGCCGGTGAACGGCGTCCGGCACACCCGGGACCGGGCCACCATGGGCGTCAAGCTCATGAACTTGCCGGAAGACGTCTCCATCGTGGCGATCGCGCGTACGACGGACAACGACGAGCCCGACGCCTAGGGTGGGGCGGATGCCGGGCCGGGTTCCGGGACGACGACGTCCTGGTCCCGGCCCGCGCCACCACCACGGCACCGACCACCCCGTCGTCCCCTCCCGGACGGCGCCGGCCGGTGAAGCGACGCGGCGAGAGCCGCAGGCGGACAGGAGACTGGGATGAGCGACCGGGCGCGCAGTTCGGTGCGTACCGACTCCCGTGAGGGGTCGGCAACGGCCGACGTCGAGCCGGCGGGCGCCACCCGGGCCAGCGACGTGCCGGCACCGGCACCCGCCGCCACCGGGCCCGACGCCGCCAAGGCCGAGGCCCCGGCGTCGTCCGCCCCCGTGGGGTCCACGGCCCGCCCGCTCGCCGGGCAGCCCGCGCCCGGTGAGGGCACCGCCGACGAGCCGCGGGCGGTCTCGACCCCCGGGCCGCCGGTGCCCCCGGCGGGTGCGGGCAACCGCATCTCCGCCGGCGTGCGGTCGGCCTCGGCCCGCGCCGCCGCGCCGATGGACGCCACCCAGTCGGTCACGCTGCCCCCCGCGGGCGCCCCGGCGCGGCCGTCCGACGACGCCCGCCCGGTCGACCCGCCGCGGGGCCCTGCCCCCCGGTCGGCCGACACCGGCCGGCCCACCACCAAGGGACGGCGCGGCCCGCGCCGGGCCCGGCTGCAGCTCCGCCACATCGACACGTGGTCGGCGCTGAAGATCTCGCTGGTCGTCTCGATCGCGCTGTTCTTCGTCTGGATGATCGCCGTCGCGGTCCTCTACGGCGTGCTCAGCGGGCTCGGCGTCTTCGACAGCATCAACGACCTCATCGGCCAGGTGAGCACGTCCACCGGCGGTGCGGCCGCCGACTCCTTCACCATCACCGCCGGGCTGGTCTTCACCGGCGCAGCCGTGATCGGTGCGGTCAACATCCTGCTGCTGACCGCGCTGTGCACCGTGGGCACGTTCGTCTACAACCTGTGCTCGGACCTGGTGGGCGGCCTCGAGCTCACCCTCGCCGAGCGCGAGTGAAAGGACCACCCTGCCCCCCGCTCCTCGCAGGCTCGGAGCGGGTCCCTGCAGGGTGGCCGGTAGGGCACTGCCGGCCGGCCCTGGAGCCCCCTGTCGGGGGGCTCCAGGGGGCCAGGTAAGCTGTTCACCGGCTCACGGGCGTGTAGCTCAGGCGGTTAGAGCGCATCCCTGATAAGGATGAGGTCGGAGGTTCAAGTCCTCCCACGCCCACCCGTGCACCGACGACGGAGGCCACCCACGACCAGCTGGTCGGGGTGCCCCCGCCCGAGGTCCCCGAAGCGGTCACCAGCGCCGCGGTGACCACCCCCAGTCCGAGGAGGTCACGCGTGCTGAAGAAGCTGGCGGTGGCAGCGCTCGCTGCCGGTGCCCTGGTCGCGGCGCGCAAGCGCACGGCCGCCAAGGGTGAGGCCGACCTCTGGGCGCAGGCCACCAGCGGCCCCGACGCGGTCAGCACCCCCCGCTCCTCCTGATCCACCCGCACCACCGCTCCGCCGGCGCCAGCGGCGCCGTCCCGGGGACGTAGCTCAATTGGCAGAGCACCGCCTTTGCAAGGCGGGGGTTAGGGGTTCGATTCCCCTCGTCTCCACCCAGGTCCCCCGGTGGCCCGCTGACCGCGGGTGCGCCGCCCGCCCGCTCGACAGGGCGCCCCGCCGGTGCGCGCAGGCCGCCCGCACCGCCCCGCCGGCGGCCGCCCGGCACCGGGCACCCAGCGCGGTCCCGGGCATCAGTGGGAGAGTGGTCTCGTGACTGAGCAGACTCCCGCAGCACGGCGTGCCGTCCTGCACA belongs to Modestobacter sp. L9-4 and includes:
- the gyrB gene encoding DNA topoisomerase (ATP-hydrolyzing) subunit B, yielding MVAAPQNETAYSGSSITVLEGLEAVRKRPGMYIGSTGERGLHHMVWEVVDNAVDEHLAGWCDTVRVTLLADGGVRVEDNGRGIPVDMHPVEKRPTVEVVLTILHAGGKFDGKSYGVSGGLHGVGVTVVNALSTELDVTIWTKGSEWHQHYDLAKPGTLTEVGPTDKRGTAITFWADGSIFETTHFSYDTIARRLQEMAFLNKGLKIVLRDERPGQGKAETGIGEESLVEHAAPAEAVEEAFEPTEVTWQYDQGLVDYVAYLNRRKSPIHKSVIGFSADGVGKNDTAMSVEVAMQWSDAYSESVHTFANIINTHEGGTHEEGFRAALTSIVNRYAKDKGILKAKDDALTGDDIREGLACIVSVKLGDPQFEGQTKTKLGNTEVKGFVQKVCNDQIGHWFESNPAEAKFIITKAASAARARRAAQDARKLARKSLLSVSGLPGKLSDCRSTDPRNSEVYIVEGDSAGGSAKSGRDSMYQAILPIRGKIINVEKARIDRVLKNTEVQSMITAFGTGIHDEFDLTKLRYHKIILMADADVDGQHITTLLLTLLFRFMRPLVEAGHVYLAAPPLYKIKWGGKVGLEYAYSDRERDALLKAGAEAGRKIPKDDGIQRFKGLGEMDAKELWETTMDPDTRILRQVTLDDAAAADEIFSVLMGEDVEARRSFITRNAKDVRFLDV
- a CDS encoding DUF721 domain-containing protein encodes the protein MAEERPARPSDIARAALEAARAASASRPQPTRRRIAGPRRRWTGPGPGADDPQTLGSLVDSLISQQDWTARTKVGSVFGRWDALVGADIAAHCRPESLNEGELLVVAESTAWATQLRLLAPSILGRLRAGVGGDVVTRLRVVGPTAPSWKKGPRTVRGRGPRDTYG
- a CDS encoding ABC transporter ATP-binding protein, coding for MTTGDTARAAGPAGKPPSAGLRELLPLLRPHRRALAAAAVLSLVSAAASLAQPALVGRVISAVGSGGAVLPGVLALVVVLVLASVLGAGQQFLLQRTAEGVVLSTRRLLADRLLRLPVAEYDRRRTGDLMSRVGSDTTLLRATVTSGVVELAGSVVVGVGALIAMAVVDVWLLLVTVLAVSVGVTVAVLASRRVRELSRQAQEQVGEMSSAVERALSAVRTIRASGATEREVATVGVSAERAFGAGVQVARLQALVSPAAGIAVQGAFLAVLGLGGYRVATGSIAVADLVAFILYLFLLIRPLGEVISSYTQLQTGLGALARVQEVLSLDPEHDDVPERPGRSPVVLRMPTAGDPVPLLELDGVGFGYPDGTPVLSDVSFAVPAGSRVALVGPSGAGKSTVLALVEGFYPLSAGAVRWAGTDTRELPRAALRARMGYVEQEAPVLAGTVRQNLQLATPDATDEQLWSALADVGLTGVVERSPLGLDVPVGDDGVLLSGGERQRLAIARSLLSRPALLLLDEPTASLDARNEGLLRDTLAAASADRALLVVAHRLSTVLDSDRIVVLDAGRVVAAGTHDELVDTSPLYRELATAQLLV
- a CDS encoding DLW-39 family protein, translating into MLKKLAVAALAAGALVAARKRTAAKGEADLWAQATSGPDAVSTPRSS
- a CDS encoding DUF3566 domain-containing protein, with translation MSDRARSSVRTDSREGSATADVEPAGATRASDVPAPAPAATGPDAAKAEAPASSAPVGSTARPLAGQPAPGEGTADEPRAVSTPGPPVPPAGAGNRISAGVRSASARAAAPMDATQSVTLPPAGAPARPSDDARPVDPPRGPAPRSADTGRPTTKGRRGPRRARLQLRHIDTWSALKISLVVSIALFFVWMIAVAVLYGVLSGLGVFDSINDLIGQVSTSTGGAAADSFTITAGLVFTGAAVIGAVNILLLTALCTVGTFVYNLCSDLVGGLELTLAERE
- the gyrA gene encoding DNA gyrase subunit A encodes the protein MTETPSRDRVEPVDLQQEMQRSYIDYAMSVIVGRALPEVRDGLKPVHRRVLYAMYDQGFRPDRATVKCARVVGEVMGNYHPHGDSAIYDALVRLAQPWALRYPLIDGQGNFGSPGNDPAAAMRYTEARLTPLAMEMLRDIDEETVDFQPNYDGTKQEPLVLPGRFPNLLVNGSAGIAVGMATNMPPHNLREVAAAVFWMLDHPDAEPEEALTACMTHIKGPDFPTHGLIVGREGIEDAYRTGRGSVRMRAVVTVEEDARGRVQLVVTELPYQVNPDNLAEAIADGVRDGRLQGISEIADESSDRVGRRLVITLRRDAVAKVVLNNLYKHTQLQTTFGCNMLSIVDGVPRTLRLDELVRMWVMHQIEVIVRRTRYRLRKAEERAHILRGYAKALDQLDAVIALIRASESAEAARTGLMELLDVDEIQAVSILDLQLRRLAALERQRILDELAEIEARIAELQAILDDPERQRQIIRDELAEIAEKYGDDRRTQFVANDGDVSMEDLIAEEQVVITITRTGYAKRTKADLYRSQRRGGKGVMGAALKQDDLVQQFFVGSTHDWILFFTNKGRVYRAKAYELPEAARTARGAHVANILAFQPDEKIAQVIQIKDYTVAPYLVLATARGQVKKTRLADFDSPRTGGVIAINLRENDELVGAALISQEENLLLVTRKAMSICFKATDEQLRPMGRATEGVRGISLADDDTLLSMIVVQEGVDVLVATEGGYAKRTGIEHYPEQNRGGKGVLTADPKARKGALVGALAVVLGDELYAITSGGGVIRTPVNGVRHTRDRATMGVKLMNLPEDVSIVAIARTTDNDEPDA
- a CDS encoding APC family permease, whose product is MALDTEDRSANGQPSLKRVMGPGLLLLFIVGDILGTGIYALTGQVAAQVGGVVWLPFLVAFLVALVTAFSYLELVTKYPQAAGAALYTHKAFGIHFVTFLVAFAVMSSGITSASTAARAFSANAAEVFGLGFDEGIGITLIGLGFMSLVALVNHRGVGESVKANVVLTCVELTGLLIVIGVGVWAIGGGEGDFGRVTEVDTGDRSLIGGVIAATGLAFFAMVGFEDSVNMAEECKEPRRIFPKVLLLGLVATGVIYVLVSISAIALVPADRLSEGDTPLLQVVQAGAPGFPIGVFGVITMFAVANSALINMLMASRLVYGMSNQGVLPPQLGRVHRTRRTPTTAILFTTALAFGLITFVGAVPALGGTTALLLLLVFTVVNVAVLVLRRDHVDADHFRTPTVLPVVGALACAFLATPWAGRPGEQYRIAGVLLVVGVLLWGVTVLVNRRTGQPAARLDPTQLTGEGPVN